A segment of the Thalassoglobus sp. JC818 genome:
CTAGTGGGACCATTGATCAACAAGCGAGCCATTCAGGCAGACTACCGTACAGCCAACGCCGCCCAGCTTCAGAGTATCTACAACTACCAGCGCACCGTCCTCAATGCTCATATTGAAGTGGTCAATCACATGAGCAAGATCCAGAACTATCGCGAAAGCATCGAAGTTAAGAGAGAACAGCTCCAAGCTCTGGAAACGTCTGTTGATGTCGCCACAAAGCTATTCCAAAACGCACGAGCCGAATACGTAGAAGTCTTGCTCGCCCAGCGTGAAATGATGGAAGCGAAAATGATGTTGATTGAAATCAAACAGCAACAACTCGCCGCAATCGTCAACGCCTACCAAGCTCTTGGAAGAGGCTTCTAGCGGTCGTTTCTGCCCCCGGTAGGATCGAAGGAGGGACTCACACGACAGTAAACCTGACGATGTGGCCGTGACGACGGCGGCCCAACAAGACAGGGTCCAGGAGGGGCTCAAACGCTTCTGTCACGGATTCCCCGTGGAATCTCATCAAAGACCTGTTCGAAGACGACGATCGGTCCCCGCAGGGAGAACACCTCTGGGTCGATGCTCGAGCCTGCTTGGAGGGGATTCTCTGCATCCTCCCAAACAAATGCACCCTAGAGATATTTGCCAGATACAATACCCGTATCTTTGTACTCGTTGGCGTCATCAGCTTGATTGGACAGAAGCAGGCCTCATCGTCAAAGTTTGATAAAGACTGTTTAAGCACATGGACCGCACACAGTTGCCCAACTGGCCGCAGGCAATGGGCGACCGCACCTTTTCGCCTGCAAAAAAAGCCTTGACGTTGGTACAACCAAACAAAGAAAAGGCACCAAGCTGATACTGATGACCGAAGCCCAGGGCCCCTCATCACGGCCTTCACCACCCCAACACAGTTTCCTGAAGTCCATGCAATTCAGGCATTCGATGAAGTGGGGAGACTAAAGCTTGGCCTGAGCGGCTGCTTTACGACAAAGCCGCGAATTGAAACTCGACCGGATCATCAGCTAGCTCGGAAACTGGCGACGACTCCTCGTTCAACTGAGACACCATGCTCACCTCTTCGAAGAATTGGTCCCCTGGGCTTGTTTCTCACTACACGTTAGGTGAGTTTGAAACGCAGTCTAGGACATCTTTTCCGATGACTCCAAAGTGATGATTCAGTCTCAATTGAAGTTTTTGTTCGGTCACTCGCTGAACCTCCGAATGTATGATCTCCTCTTAGATTAAATCCAAGGAAACCCCTCGCCAAGTTGCTTCGTTTGCTGATGAGGCGTTATTCTTGAGGTGATGTGCGATCGTTCTCGAACTGGGCTGGTTTGGCTGTAATCAGTTCAACTCGAATTGAGCCGCCTCTTCCAACATAGCTCTCGACCATGGCCGGTGAAATGCATCTTCAGATCCCTGTGATTCATTTGAAAAGATTCTGAGGAAACAAGAATGAAGCTCGAGGGTAAATCGGCAATTGTAACCGGCGGTGGAAGAGGGATCGGTCGGTCCATCGCACTTGCTTTAGCAAACGAAGGGGCTGATGTTGTCATTTCGGCGCGTACACAAGCTGAAATTGACCTCGTCGCAAGTGAGATTGGAAGACTGGGTCGACGAGGTGTTGCCGTTGCTGCAGATGTGACACGGGCTGATCATGTTGAGCAACTTGCGACTCGTACACACAACGAATTTGGTCGCATTGATGTCTTGGTGAACAACGCAGGAGGAATTCTGCCAGCGGTGTGTGACAATTCTGGCGAATTCGAGCAGTCTCGAGGAGTCTGGGAGGTACCGGAATCGAGTTGGGACAGATTGATTGAAGCGA
Coding sequences within it:
- a CDS encoding TolC family protein → LVGPLINKRAIQADYRTANAAQLQSIYNYQRTVLNAHIEVVNHMSKIQNYRESIEVKREQLQALETSVDVATKLFQNARAEYVEVLLAQREMMEAKMMLIEIKQQQLAAIVNAYQALGRGF